A genomic region of Capnocytophaga canimorsus contains the following coding sequences:
- a CDS encoding Crp/Fnr family transcriptional regulator — protein MEALLTDAYGNIFEKELITEIASVAQWIEFKEGDVLIDIGKYIRAMPLLIHGAIKIMREDFDAGELLLYFIEKGDTCAMTLGCCMGDKKSEIRAVAETDGLVAMIPIQKMEQWMETYKSWRTFVFESYNNRFNELLSAIDSIAFMNMNERLYNYLKERSKLEKSSIINKTHQEIAYELNSSRVVISRLLKVLENEQKIKLNRNSIEIK, from the coding sequence ATGGAAGCTCTCTTAACCGATGCTTATGGCAATATATTTGAAAAAGAACTCATTACGGAAATAGCCTCAGTAGCTCAATGGATAGAATTCAAAGAAGGTGACGTACTCATTGATATTGGAAAATACATCAGAGCGATGCCTTTGCTTATTCACGGTGCGATAAAAATTATGCGTGAAGATTTTGATGCAGGTGAGCTTTTACTCTATTTTATTGAAAAAGGAGATACTTGCGCAATGACTTTAGGATGCTGTATGGGAGACAAAAAAAGTGAGATTCGAGCCGTAGCAGAAACCGACGGACTTGTAGCGATGATTCCCATTCAAAAAATGGAACAGTGGATGGAAACCTACAAAAGTTGGCGAACTTTTGTTTTTGAAAGTTACAACAATCGGTTCAATGAATTACTTTCAGCCATTGATTCCATCGCTTTTATGAATATGAATGAAAGACTTTATAACTACCTGAAAGAACGTAGCAAACTCGAAAAATCAAGCATTATAAACAAAACTCACCAAGAGATTGCTTACGAGCTAAATAGTTCGCGTGTGGTCATTTCCCGACTACTCAAAGTTCTTGAAAATGAACAAAAAATAAAACTAAACCGAAATAGCATCGAAATCAAGTAA
- a CDS encoding heparan-alpha-glucosaminide N-acetyltransferase domain-containing protein: protein MKENTFRLYFIDIIRAFAICMMLQGHFVGSLMGEAFYDDSNILFSVWRYCTGFTAPVFFAVSGFIFMFLMIKESDTKAVGWHNPRVKKGFHRALLLIGIGYLLRLSFEYVDILHCIGISLLLLIGLYLFTYNKKTYVLPTLLILITLSLFTFEPLYKSFKFDFLPLPLANYLTRANGTIFSIFPWFGYVSFGASLGYFFYKYRNTTNLYRNTIILLTVGIAILWFKSDIFKYIYLTTDSNLFKELFHSEFLFLRLKNVLLVFLFFIVTRNLITSKILRKIGQNTLSIYVIHCILLYGSITGIGLIRFFKYSLNPYVTVIGALLFILLNVWLSFRYNALKPIISALFSEAKTEVIRFLQTVFYFLKGWILKVYQWIFSFIKH from the coding sequence ATGAAAGAAAATACTTTCAGATTATATTTTATTGATATCATACGCGCTTTTGCCATTTGTATGATGCTTCAAGGTCATTTTGTAGGATCTTTGATGGGAGAAGCATTTTATGATGATTCAAATATACTTTTTTCGGTATGGCGCTATTGTACAGGATTTACCGCTCCAGTATTCTTTGCTGTATCTGGTTTCATTTTTATGTTTTTAATGATTAAAGAATCCGATACCAAAGCGGTGGGGTGGCACAATCCTCGGGTAAAAAAAGGATTTCATAGAGCTTTACTACTCATTGGTATTGGATACTTGCTCCGATTGAGTTTTGAATACGTTGATATACTGCACTGTATCGGTATTTCTTTGCTGCTACTAATTGGCTTATACTTGTTTACTTATAACAAGAAAACCTATGTGCTTCCCACTTTACTAATACTAATAACATTATCATTATTCACTTTTGAACCGCTTTATAAATCGTTCAAATTTGATTTTTTACCTTTGCCTTTAGCCAATTACTTAACACGCGCCAATGGAACTATTTTTAGTATTTTTCCTTGGTTCGGATATGTTTCATTTGGTGCGTCATTAGGCTATTTTTTCTACAAATACAGAAATACCACAAATTTATATCGAAATACAATCATACTACTGACTGTAGGAATTGCCATTTTATGGTTTAAAAGTGATATTTTCAAATACATATATCTTACCACAGATAGCAATTTGTTTAAAGAATTATTCCACTCTGAATTCTTATTTCTTCGATTGAAGAACGTATTGTTGGTATTTCTCTTTTTTATAGTTACACGTAATCTAATCACTTCGAAAATTTTACGGAAAATAGGGCAAAATACACTATCCATATATGTAATTCACTGCATCTTATTATACGGAAGTATTACAGGCATAGGGCTCATTCGATTTTTTAAATACAGCCTAAACCCCTATGTTACAGTTATTGGAGCTTTGCTATTTATTTTATTAAATGTTTGGTTATCTTTCAGATACAATGCTCTAAAACCTATCATTTCTGCTTTGTTTTCTGAAGCAAAAACTGAAGTTATCCGATTTTTACAAACTGTTTTCTATTTTTTAAAAGGGTGGATTCTAAAAGTTTATCAATGGATTTTCTCTTTCATAAAACATTAA
- a CDS encoding YeeE/YedE family protein, with translation MRNLLYILLGIAFGIVMYKSETASWFRIYEMFHFQSFHMYGFIGGALVVGALGIQWIKRSQKKDIDGKTIVIPPKEKSVMRYLIGGILFGLGWALVGACPGPLFVLFGAGVWSILIAIIGALLGTYLYGVFKNKLPH, from the coding sequence ATGAGAAATTTATTATACATTTTGTTAGGTATTGCCTTCGGTATTGTGATGTACAAAAGTGAAACGGCTTCGTGGTTTCGTATTTATGAAATGTTTCATTTTCAATCATTTCATATGTATGGTTTTATTGGTGGTGCCTTAGTGGTAGGTGCTTTGGGCATACAATGGATAAAACGTAGCCAAAAGAAAGACATTGATGGCAAAACCATTGTGATTCCTCCTAAGGAAAAATCGGTGATGCGTTACCTTATCGGAGGAATACTTTTCGGCTTAGGTTGGGCTTTGGTAGGGGCTTGTCCTGGACCTTTGTTTGTACTTTTCGGAGCTGGTGTTTGGAGCATACTCATTGCCATTATCGGGGCTCTTTTAGGCACCTACCTTTATGGTGTTTTTAAAAACAAATTACCTCACTAA